A window of Nicotiana tabacum cultivar K326 chromosome 24, ASM71507v2, whole genome shotgun sequence contains these coding sequences:
- the LOC107760125 gene encoding B3 domain-containing transcription repressor VAL2 isoform X1, whose amino-acid sequence MDSKICMNGVCGATSSIEWKKGWPLKSGEFAYLCDKCGTAYEQLGFCDLFHSEDTGWRECISCGKRLHCGCIASSSLLELLDSGGINCVGCARSCQLHATPNHVKAKAFGTSNSNSVGETPSTSLGSQMNGSEPKKREGSDGVDPVLVLPHQNGNTNKPIGQIKMEEAFHPAGESGCTFSSNLCQASAESSKNVKLDSYNGYIGVNEIHGSQVQTNLSIALSAPSPNTKLFPATVDEGDLNKRISSLQQGSRSRSLLPKPPKSTSAVRSETNAGIISQIRVARPPVEGRIKNQLLPRYWPRITDQELQQISGDSNSTIIPLFEKVLSASDAGRIGRLVLPKACAEAYFPPISQPEGLPLRIQDVKGKEWVFQFRFWPNNNSRMYVLEGVTPCIQSMQLQAGDTVTFSRMDPEGKLLMGFRKASTVNSTQETRLSAIPKSVFSTEPTSFSAMPENLPLMSGYSGLLQSFKGSRESSMNLSSKHFNSGDFSWYLTEKNEGRNADGTFSPSMPVSDRKRSRNIGSKSKRLLIDSDEALELKLSWEELQDMLRPPLSIQPTTVTIEDHEFEEYEQPPVLGKRSIFTVRFSGEQEQWAQCDNCFKWRRLPADYLLPPQWTCQDNIFYHSRCSCSVPDDLTSRELEYLLKMDKDLKKRRNAAGQRTAQAHDSSDLDSHANGTGVAGDVRERGATSVATTTKHPRHRPGCSCIVCIQPPSGKGKHNPTCTCNVCLTVKRRFKTLMMRKKKRQSEREAEIGQRNQLMWSSKEETEVDSFSRQVKPEADPSDRERSGSETLARGHSSNQLQKLPETSKSQLDLNCHPNREDTGSSHLSMMSLLQQASLPLETYLRQNGLTSLVSEQQGSSGSQGLPPDTRESEVRIHEDQCFASTSQEQEQEGTKENSEPDQSGKDNS is encoded by the exons ATGGATTCTAAGATTTGCATGAATGGAGTTTGTGGGGCTACTTCTTCAATTGAGTGGAAAAAAGGATGGCCTTTGAAATCTGGTGAATTTGCCTACCTCTGTGATAAGTGCGG GACTGCTTATGAGCAACTCGGCTTCTGTGATTTATTCCACTCGGAGGACACTGGTTGGAGGGAGTGTATTTCATGTGGCAAG CGTCTTCATTGCGGATGCATTGCTTCTAGTTCTTTGCTGGAGCTGCTCGATAGTGGGGGCATTAATTGTGTCGGCTGTGCTAGAAGTTGTCAACTACATGCT ACACCAAATCATGTAAAGGCCAAAGCATTTGGAACTTCTAACTCAAACAGTGTTGGTGAAACGCCTTCAACTTCTTTGGGCAGTCAGATGAATGGCTCTGAACCTAAAAAAAGAGAGGGTTCTGACGGTGTTGATCCTGTACTTGTGCTCCCACACCAGAATGGCAACACAAATAAGCCTATAGGCCAAATAAAAATGGAAGAAGCTTTCCATCCTGCTGGAGAATCTGGATGCACATTTTCATCAAATTTGTGTCAGGCTTCTGCCGAATCCTCTAAGAATGTCAAATTGGATTCGTATAACGGATACATAGGCGTTAATGAGATTCATGGATCACAGGTGCAAACAAATTTAAGCATTGCTCTGTCTGCACCTTCACCGAACACAAAACTCTTTCCTGCTACAGTGGATGAGGGGGACTTGAACAAGAGAATTTCTTCCTTGCAACAAGGGTCTAGGTCTCGAAGCCTCTTGCCCAAACCTCCAAAATCTACCTCTGCTGTGAGATCAGAGACAAATGCTGGCATAATTTCACAGATTCGTGTTGCCAGGCCACCTGTTGAAGGTCGGATTAAGAATCAGCTGCTTCCACGTTATTGGCCGAGGATAACAGATCAGGAGTTGCAGCAAATATCTGGAGA CTCAAATTCCACCATCATACCATTATTTGAGAAGGTTCTGAGTGCAAGCGATGCAGGTCGAATTGGCCGTTTGGTACTTCCTAAAGCATGTGCCGAA GCATATTTTCCACCAATTTCTCAACCAGAAGGCCTTCCTCTGCGGATTCAGGATGTGAAGGGCAAAGAATGGGTATTCCAGTTCAGATTTTGGCCAAACAACAACAGTAGAATGTATGTTCTCGAGGGTGTGACCCCTTGCATACAATCTATGCAATTACAAGCCGGAGATACAG TAACTTTTAGTCGCATGGATCCAGAAGGAAAGCTTTTAATGGGGTTTCGTAAAGCATCAACTGTTAATTCAACTCAG GAAACTCGTCTATCAGCCATACCGAAGAGTGTTTTCTCCACTGAACCCACCTCCTTCTCAGCGATGCCTGAGAATCTACCTTTAATGAGTGGTTACTCTGGCCTTCTTCAGTCGTTCAAAGGAAGCAGAGAGTCTTCTATGAATTTGTCTTCTAAGCATTTCAATAGTGGTGATTTTAGCTGGTACTTAACTGAGAAGAATGAAGGCAGGAATGCAGATGGCACATTCTCCCCTTCAATGCCTGTTTCAGACCGTAAAAGGAGTCGTAATATTGGGTCAAAAAGTAAGAGACTGCTCATTGATTCCGATGAGGCTTTGGAGCTGAAACTTTCATGGGAAGAGTTACAGGATATGCTCCGACCACCGCTGAGTATTCAGCCGACCACTGTCACAATTGAGGACCACGAATTTGAAGAGTATGAA CAACCACCTGTTCTTGGGAAGAGGAGCATATTTACTGTCCGCTTTTCTGG GGAGCAGGAGCAGTGGGCTCAATGCGATAATTGCTTTAAGTGGCGAAGGTTGCCAGCTGATTATCTTCTACCTCCTCAGTGGACATGTCAGGACAACATTTTTTATCATAGCAG GTGCTCTTGTTCTGTCCCAGACGATTTAACATCCAGAGAGCTTGAATATCTTCTCAAAATGGACAAGG ATTTAAAGAAACGGAGAAATGCAGCAGGCCAAAGGACAGCGCAGGCCCATGATTCTTCTGATTTAGATTCTCATGCAAATGGGACAGGTGTTGCTGGTGATGTGAGAGAACGTGGCGCCACATCAgttgcaacaacaacaaaacacccGAGGCATCGACCTGGCTGTTCTTGCATTGTGTGCATCCAGCCTCCCAGCGGGAAGGGCAAACATAATCCGACATGTACATGCAATGTCTGCTTGACAGTCAAACGCCGTTTCAAGACACTTATGATGCGTAAAAAGAAGCGTCAATCAGAACGTGAAGCGGAAATTGGCCAGAGGAATCAACTTATGTGGAGTTCAAAGGAAGAGACAGAAGTGGACAGCTTCTCTAGACAGGTGAAACCAGAAGCCGATCCTTCAGACAGAGAAAGATCAGGAAGCGAGACACTGGCGAGGGGCCATAGCAGCAATCAATTGCAGAAGCTTCCTGAAACCAGTAAGTCGCAATTAGACTTAAACTGTCACCCAAATCGGGAAGATACAGGTTCATCTCATCTTAGCATGATGTCTCTTCTTCAGCAAGCAAGTCTTCCGCTAGAGACATATCTGAGGCAGAATGGTCTAACAAGCTTAGTTTCTGAACAACAAGGGAGCTCAGGGTCCCAAGGGTTGCCCCCAGACACCAGAGAGAGTGAGGTACGCATCCACGAGGATCAGTGCTTCGCTTCTACAAGTCAAGAGCAAGAACAGGAGGGCACAAAGGAAAACTCTGAACCTGATCAAAGTGGAAAGGACAATTCATGA
- the LOC107760125 gene encoding B3 domain-containing transcription repressor VAL2 isoform X2 has translation MDSKICMNGVCGATSSIEWKKGWPLKSGEFAYLCDKCGTAYEQLGFCDLFHSEDTGWRECISCGKRLHCGCIASSSLLELLDSGGINCVGCARSCQLHATPNHVKAKAFGTSNSNSVGETPSTSLGSQMNGSEPKKREGSDGVDPVLVLPHQNGNTNKPIGQIKMEEAFHPAGESGCTFSSNLCQASAESSKNVKLDSYNGYIGVNEIHGSQVQTNLSIALSAPSPNTKLFPATVDEGDLNKRISSLQQGSRSRSLLPKPPKSTSAVRSETNAGIISQIRVARPPVEGRIKNQLLPRYWPRITDQELQQISGDSNSTIIPLFEKVLSASDAGRIGRLVLPKACAEAYFPPISQPEGLPLRIQDVKGKEWVFQFRFWPNNNSRMYVLEGVTPCIQSMQLQAGDTVTFSRMDPEGKLLMGFRKASTVNSTQETRLSAIPKSVFSTEPTSFSAMPENLPLMSGYSGLLQSFKGSRESSMNLSSKHFNSGDFSWYLTEKNEGRNADGTFSPSMPVSDRKRSRNIGSKSKRLLIDSDEALELKLSWEELQDMLRPPLSIQPTTVTIEDHEFEEYEQPPVLGKRSIFTVRFSGEQEQWAQCDNCFKWRRLPADYLLPPQWTCQDNIFYHSRCSCSVPDDLTSRELEYLLKMDKDLKKRRNAAGQRTAQAHDSSDLDSHANGTGVAGDVRERGATSVATTTKHPRHRPGCSCIVCIQPPSGKGKHNPTCTCNVCLTVKRRFKTLMMRKKKRQSEREAEIGQRNQLMWSSKEETEVDSFSRQVKPEADPSDRERSGSETLARGHSSNQLQKLPETTSKSSARDISEAEWSNKLSF, from the exons ATGGATTCTAAGATTTGCATGAATGGAGTTTGTGGGGCTACTTCTTCAATTGAGTGGAAAAAAGGATGGCCTTTGAAATCTGGTGAATTTGCCTACCTCTGTGATAAGTGCGG GACTGCTTATGAGCAACTCGGCTTCTGTGATTTATTCCACTCGGAGGACACTGGTTGGAGGGAGTGTATTTCATGTGGCAAG CGTCTTCATTGCGGATGCATTGCTTCTAGTTCTTTGCTGGAGCTGCTCGATAGTGGGGGCATTAATTGTGTCGGCTGTGCTAGAAGTTGTCAACTACATGCT ACACCAAATCATGTAAAGGCCAAAGCATTTGGAACTTCTAACTCAAACAGTGTTGGTGAAACGCCTTCAACTTCTTTGGGCAGTCAGATGAATGGCTCTGAACCTAAAAAAAGAGAGGGTTCTGACGGTGTTGATCCTGTACTTGTGCTCCCACACCAGAATGGCAACACAAATAAGCCTATAGGCCAAATAAAAATGGAAGAAGCTTTCCATCCTGCTGGAGAATCTGGATGCACATTTTCATCAAATTTGTGTCAGGCTTCTGCCGAATCCTCTAAGAATGTCAAATTGGATTCGTATAACGGATACATAGGCGTTAATGAGATTCATGGATCACAGGTGCAAACAAATTTAAGCATTGCTCTGTCTGCACCTTCACCGAACACAAAACTCTTTCCTGCTACAGTGGATGAGGGGGACTTGAACAAGAGAATTTCTTCCTTGCAACAAGGGTCTAGGTCTCGAAGCCTCTTGCCCAAACCTCCAAAATCTACCTCTGCTGTGAGATCAGAGACAAATGCTGGCATAATTTCACAGATTCGTGTTGCCAGGCCACCTGTTGAAGGTCGGATTAAGAATCAGCTGCTTCCACGTTATTGGCCGAGGATAACAGATCAGGAGTTGCAGCAAATATCTGGAGA CTCAAATTCCACCATCATACCATTATTTGAGAAGGTTCTGAGTGCAAGCGATGCAGGTCGAATTGGCCGTTTGGTACTTCCTAAAGCATGTGCCGAA GCATATTTTCCACCAATTTCTCAACCAGAAGGCCTTCCTCTGCGGATTCAGGATGTGAAGGGCAAAGAATGGGTATTCCAGTTCAGATTTTGGCCAAACAACAACAGTAGAATGTATGTTCTCGAGGGTGTGACCCCTTGCATACAATCTATGCAATTACAAGCCGGAGATACAG TAACTTTTAGTCGCATGGATCCAGAAGGAAAGCTTTTAATGGGGTTTCGTAAAGCATCAACTGTTAATTCAACTCAG GAAACTCGTCTATCAGCCATACCGAAGAGTGTTTTCTCCACTGAACCCACCTCCTTCTCAGCGATGCCTGAGAATCTACCTTTAATGAGTGGTTACTCTGGCCTTCTTCAGTCGTTCAAAGGAAGCAGAGAGTCTTCTATGAATTTGTCTTCTAAGCATTTCAATAGTGGTGATTTTAGCTGGTACTTAACTGAGAAGAATGAAGGCAGGAATGCAGATGGCACATTCTCCCCTTCAATGCCTGTTTCAGACCGTAAAAGGAGTCGTAATATTGGGTCAAAAAGTAAGAGACTGCTCATTGATTCCGATGAGGCTTTGGAGCTGAAACTTTCATGGGAAGAGTTACAGGATATGCTCCGACCACCGCTGAGTATTCAGCCGACCACTGTCACAATTGAGGACCACGAATTTGAAGAGTATGAA CAACCACCTGTTCTTGGGAAGAGGAGCATATTTACTGTCCGCTTTTCTGG GGAGCAGGAGCAGTGGGCTCAATGCGATAATTGCTTTAAGTGGCGAAGGTTGCCAGCTGATTATCTTCTACCTCCTCAGTGGACATGTCAGGACAACATTTTTTATCATAGCAG GTGCTCTTGTTCTGTCCCAGACGATTTAACATCCAGAGAGCTTGAATATCTTCTCAAAATGGACAAGG ATTTAAAGAAACGGAGAAATGCAGCAGGCCAAAGGACAGCGCAGGCCCATGATTCTTCTGATTTAGATTCTCATGCAAATGGGACAGGTGTTGCTGGTGATGTGAGAGAACGTGGCGCCACATCAgttgcaacaacaacaaaacacccGAGGCATCGACCTGGCTGTTCTTGCATTGTGTGCATCCAGCCTCCCAGCGGGAAGGGCAAACATAATCCGACATGTACATGCAATGTCTGCTTGACAGTCAAACGCCGTTTCAAGACACTTATGATGCGTAAAAAGAAGCGTCAATCAGAACGTGAAGCGGAAATTGGCCAGAGGAATCAACTTATGTGGAGTTCAAAGGAAGAGACAGAAGTGGACAGCTTCTCTAGACAGGTGAAACCAGAAGCCGATCCTTCAGACAGAGAAAGATCAGGAAGCGAGACACTGGCGAGGGGCCATAGCAGCAATCAATTGCAGAAGCTTCCTGAAACCA CAAGCAAGTCTTCCGCTAGAGACATATCTGAGGCAGAATGGTCTAACAAGCTTAGTTTCTGA